The genomic interval CTGTGTGCTCCCCTGGAGTCCGTGGGCCACACCAGGTCCCTAGGGAAGGCGGGAAGGGCCACAGTCTTCAGCAGAGTCCTTGTCTGTAGTGACCCTTGGCCTGGGAGGAGACATGTATACTTCGGGCAACAGAGGCCTTGTAAGTGTCTTTGGAGAATGACAGTTGGTCAGGTCACTGCCCGTGGCCCACATCACTCCCTTCCCGCTCAGGGAAGTTTATCATGACTGCCTCCAGTGACACCACTGTCCTCATCTGGAGTCTGAAGGGTCAAGTGCTGTCTACCATCAACACCAACCAGATGAACAACACACATGCTGCTGTATCTCCCTGTGGCAGGTGGGCAAGGAGGGGCATTGGCATCTGGGACCAcaagaggctggggctggggagcagGCACAGAACAGAGAGCCAGCTTCATCGCTTGGGAAGAGCATACAGGGTGGGGTCAGGAGCCCGAGCTTCAAGTCTCAGCTCTCCCTGCTTGGAGTAGTGGGGATTTCATGCAGGTCACCCCATGTCCTCAGTCGCTATTTCTTCAtcttcagtgtttttgtttttgagaaaattagtctcactctgtcacccaggctggagcacagtggtgcgatcatagctcactgcagcctcaaactcctggattgtagtgatcctcccacctcagcctcttgagtagctggaactttaggcacatgccactgtactcagctaatttttggtttttgtttgtttgtttgttgagacagggtttcaccctcgcccaggcaggagtgcagtggtgcgatcgcagctcactgtagccttgacctcccagactcaggccatcctcccaccttagcctcccgagtagctgggactacaggcgcacactaccacacctggctaatttttgtattttttgttgaggtGGGGTGTCATTATGTTGCCCGGGccggtcctgaactcctggcctcaagcgatcctcttgcctcgacctcccaaagtgctagaattacaggcatgagccactgcaccaagttACTTTGTGGGGGATGTTACATGTCTTAGAACAAGGCTAGAGGATAAACCGAGGTCACATACATAAAAGaacttgtttgttgttgttgttcgtttgttttttgagatggagttacgctcttgttgcttaggctggagtgcaatggcacgatcctggctcaccgcaacctccacctcccaggttcaagcgattctcctgcctcagtctcccccaagtagctgggattataggcatgcaccactacgcccagctaattttttatttttagtagaggcgaggtttctccatgttggtcaggctggtctcaaactcccaacatcaagcgatctgcctgcctgggcctcccaaagtgctgggattacaggtgtgagccaccgcacgcggcctttttttttttttctgagatggagtcttgctctgttgcccaggctggagtgcagtggtacaatctcagctcactgcaacctccacctgccaggttcaagtgattctcccacctcagccttcccagtaggtgggactacaggcagtaggtgggactacaggcacgtgccaccacgcctggctaattttgtatttttagtagagatgaggtttcaccatgttggccaggctggtctctgaactcctgacctcaggtgatccacccacctcggcctcctaaagtgctgggattacaggcgtgagccactatgcccggccaaaaTAACTCTTTAAAGGTTTATATTATCCAGGTATGAGATGATCAACTTTCTCAGGAAAGAGATTGAGGGGGTTTACAGGAACAACATGCTtccaaaatgaagttttaaaggCTCCTGGGTTGTATGGCAGATTTGTAGCCTCGTGTGGCTTCACCCCGGATGTGAAGGTTTGGGAAGTCTGCTTTGGAAAGAAGGGGGAGTTCCAGGAGGTGGTGCGAGCCTTCGAACTCAAGGGCCACTCCGCGGCTGTGCGCTCATTTGCTTTCTCCAACGACTCGCGGAGGTGAGTGAGTCTGCTCAGATGTCTGTCTGACCAGTGGCTCTTGGCCCCTCTTGACAACCAGGGTCCTTCTGCCTGTTTGTGCCATGGCTCTGAAGCGGGTGGGGTGCCTGGCCCTCAGCAGGAAGCTGACTTAGCTTCCTAGCTGGAGCTGCTCAAGTTGGGCCAGTACTTACCCTGCCAGGGTGTGTTGAGGCATGAGCTGTGATTTTCTGTGCTGCAGGATGGCTTCTGTTTCCAAGGATGGTACATGGAAACTGTGGGACACAGATGTGGAATACAAGAAGCAGCAGGACCCCTACTTGCTGAGGACAGGCCGCTTTGAAGAGGCGGTGGGCGCCGCACCGTGCCGCCTGGCCCTCTCCCCCGACGCCCAGGTCTTGGCCTTGGCCAGTGGCAGCAGTATTCATCTCTACAATACTCGGCGGGGCGAGAAGGAGGAGTGCTTTGAGCGGGTCCATGGTGAGTGTATCACCGACTTGTCCTTTGACATCACCGGCCGCTTTCTGGCATCCTGTGGGGACCGGGCTGTGCGGCTCTTTCACAACACTCCTGGCCACCGGGCCATGGTGGAGGAGATGCAGGGCCACCTGAAGCGGGCCTCCAACGACAGTACCCGCCAGAGGTTGCAGCAGAAGCTGACCCAGGCCCAAGAGACCCTGAAGAGCCTGGGTGCCCTGAAGAAGTGACTCTGGGAGGGCCCGGCGCAGAGGATTGAGGAGGAGGGATCTGGCCTCCTCCCAGCGCTGCTGCCACCTTTCCTCCCAGGTGGAAGCCTTTCAGAAGGAGTCTCCTGGTTTTCTTACTGGTGGCCTCGCTTCTTCCCATTGAAACTACTCTTGTCTACTTAGATCTCTTCTTGCTGGTTGTGACTCCTCCCCAACTAGTGACCAAGGTGCTTTTCTTCCTCCCAGGCCCAGTGGGTAGAATCTATTCCCACCCGGTGCTGAGGAGAGTGGTagaaagaggagacagagagagaacgaTTTTTGGCCTTGTGGCAGCACATCCTCACACCCAAAGAAGTCTGTAAATGTTCCAGAACAACCTAGAGAACACCTGAGTACTAAGCAGCAATTTTGCAAGGATGGGAGACTGGGATAGCTTCCTATCACAGAACTGTACTCCATCAAAAAGATACTAAGGGATttccttctgggcctcagttctgTTTGTAAGATGGAGAATAATCCTCTCTGTGACCTCCTTGCAAAGATGATGTGAGGCTAAGAGAGTATCAAGTCCTTAGGTCTGGAAGAAAAGTGGAAAAGAGTAGTACTGTTGTCCAGTGTCAttaaagtggtaaaagtgggaaCCAGTGTGCTTCGAAACCAAATTAGAAACACATTCCTTGGGAAGGCAAAGTTTTTTGGGACTTGATCATACATTTTGTATGGTTGGGAGTCCTCTCTTCGGGAGATGATATCCTGTTTAAGGAGACCTCTAGTCAGTTCATCAGATAtttgagtgcctactctgtgcccaAATAAATACATGCTGGAGATTAAATATGAATAAGACATGGTTTCTGCCATCAAAGATGGCTGGTGGGAGAGAGAGATATGCCCTTATTAAGTGCTTTGTGTAGTTTATTCATAGCTACTGTTGTATACGTCAAGAAAAGAGAGGACCAGAGCAGGACAGAGGCAATGGGTATTGAAGTTGAAGGGGTACATTCGATAAGAGATTGAGTATTGAGAAGTTTAAATTTGTGAATTTGAAGGCTGCTGGGATGTGGCAGATAAGGGAAATGAGGTATCTGGGAAGACTTGAGTGTAGGCAAAATTTATTCATCCCAAGTCAAACTCTTGGTCTCTCTGACAAAAACTACGACCTCCTTTGGTCGCCCCCGACCTCTCACCTCTCAATGTTGGGAACAAGCCACAATCTTGGAGTTATCCTTGATGACTCCCCACTCATTATCCCCTCTGTCCCACCACCACTGCCGTCGTCCGTCCGCCAAAACATTCTTTTGGTTACACTCCAGGTGACATCCTGAGGCCGttgcttctctctgtcttttctgttACCATCCTGGTCCTGGCCACTGTCACCTAGTGGGCCACTATAATATGGCTTCCTAATGGATCTTCCTGCTTCCTCTGTTACCTCATTACTTTTCTATATAGCAGAGTGATCTTTTGAAAATGTGAACCAGATCACATTATTCCCTAGTTAAAACCCCCCAAGGCATCAcacttggaataaaatccaaaagaattttttttaaaccaaaaatagtaaaaacaatttttttttttttttttttgaaagtctcactgtgttgcccatgctggagtacagtggcacagtctcggctcactacaaccactgcctcccaggttcaagcgattctcctgcctcagcctccagagtagctgggattacaggcatgcgccaccacacctgactaatttttgtgcttttagtagagacagggtttcatgatgttggccaggctggtctcaaactcctgacctcaagtaatccaccccccttggcctccccaagtgctgggattacaggtgtgagccatcgtgcccagccaaaaacactttttaaatccAAAACTCTTACCATGGCCTGCAAGGTCCTGTGTAATCTGGCTTCGTCCCCCATCTAAATGCTATGGACGTCAGATGgtactgtaactctgtgaatggggTCAGTTACCTGGGGATAAGGCAGTAGAAAGTGGGGACAGAAGTGAGCTGGAGGGCTTGTGTCCTGCCCGCGGGGTGGGGGTGGCTGCTACTTATTCAGGAATCCAGCAGAAATTGTCTGCTTTACAGAAGCTAGAAGTGagcaacttaaataaataaataaataaataaacaaacaaacactatcTGGACCAAACAAAACACCAAGGTAGGCCTGATGCAGTCCAGCACTCTTCTCATTGGCAGCTTCTGGCTCACTGTTGAAACCACTGGAATGAGAGCACCACCGGGCAGACTCCTGGACTGTCTCACTGTCAGCTCTGTGGTCCAGGCACAGTACCTGGGACAGTGTAAGCACTCAATCAATGTGAAACTCAAGCCAGGGGCAAGCCACAGACCTCCCAGTATCTTCTCTGTGCATCTTTCCACTCGCAGTCTCCATTGTGGTTTTGTATGTTCTTAACTACAGACTGCTGGCAATGCTGTGCACACAAGGCCTGAGGAGTATTTCCTTGGCAATTGTCAGAAGAATGAGACTAAAATACTTCCTTTGCACACCTGTTCTTAGAAGCAGCTCTGGCGTTACTCCCCTTGTGTATGCAGGACAGGAAGTGGCAGTAGAATGTTGAGTTACTGAAGTCAGATGTCTTCAGTTCCAGTTCCAGCTGGGTCAGCTGTTGACTTGAGAGCAGGTAGATCTGTTGAACTCTCTgagcttgtttcctcatctgtaaaatgagaatgaatcCTATGCTGCCCACCTTGCCGTGTTGAGTTTCGGTGAGATAAGAGAAAACACTACCAAAAAATCATTCCACAGACTTCTGAGAACAGAAAGTACCCTCCCTCAAGCTTCTCTTGTAAACACAGAGAAGGTGTCTGGATATTAACATAGAGCAGAGgccaccaatttttttttgtttgtttaaatcaaAAATCCTGCATGTGAAGGCAGTATTCATGTCATAATTACAATTTCAACATCTGTGGGtgtgaaatttttcaaaataaagaattggggaaatattttaaatggtggTGTATAGCCTATTTTGGTGTTCtctttgttttagagatggagtctcactccgtcatctagactggagtgtagtggtgccatcatggctcactgcagcctcgacctcctgggctcaagtgatcctctcacctcagcctcccaagtagctaggatcataggcgcatgccatcacacctgtctgttttgtgtagagatgggggtctcactatgttgcccagactggggctTGGAGTCATTTAAACCATGCAATACACAGATTAACATGGTAGTGCCATCTCAACAGTGGCCTGCCGCTTCCCAGGGAGTCTTCCTTCCTCAGTGCAGTCCACCCTCCTTCTGGCTACTTTCCTGGGAGTTGGATGCAAGTGGGTCTTCCACCACCTGCATCCAACACTCGGGTACAT from Rhinopithecus roxellana isolate Shanxi Qingling chromosome 6, ASM756505v1, whole genome shotgun sequence carries:
- the TBL2 gene encoding transducin beta-like protein 2 isoform X2, with amino-acid sequence MTKREDGGYTFTATPEDFPKKHKAPVIDIGIANTGKFIMTASSDTTVLIWSLKGQVLSTINTNQMNNTHAAVSPCGRFVASCGFTPDVKVWEVCFGKKGEFQEVVRAFELKGHSAAVRSFAFSNDSRRMASVSKDGTWKLWDTDVEYKKQQDPYLLRTGRFEEAVGAAPCRLALSPDAQVLALASGSSIHLYNTRRGEKEECFERVHGECITDLSFDITGRFLASCGDRAVRLFHNTPGHRAMVEEMQGHLKRASNDSTRQRLQQKLTQAQETLKSLGALKK
- the TBL2 gene encoding transducin beta-like protein 2 isoform X1, producing the protein MELSQIPEFMGLSVLLGLLALVATAAVARGWLRAEEERSGRPACQKANGFPPDKSSGSKKQKQYQRIRKEKPQQHNFTHRLLAAALKSHSGNISCMDFSSNGKYLATCADDRTIRIWSTKDFLQREHRSMRANVELDHATLVRFSPDCRAFIVWLANGDTLRVFKMTKREDGGYTFTATPEDFPKKHKAPVIDIGIANTGKFIMTASSDTTVLIWSLKGQVLSTINTNQMNNTHAAVSPCGRFVASCGFTPDVKVWEVCFGKKGEFQEVVRAFELKGHSAAVRSFAFSNDSRRMASVSKDGTWKLWDTDVEYKKQQDPYLLRTGRFEEAVGAAPCRLALSPDAQVLALASGSSIHLYNTRRGEKEECFERVHGECITDLSFDITGRFLASCGDRAVRLFHNTPGHRAMVEEMQGHLKRASNDSTRQRLQQKLTQAQETLKSLGALKK